The following proteins are encoded in a genomic region of Cricetulus griseus strain 17A/GY chromosome 7, alternate assembly CriGri-PICRH-1.0, whole genome shotgun sequence:
- the LOC100768881 gene encoding keratin-associated protein 4-1 isoform X2: protein MVNSCCGSVCSEQGCDQSPCQESCCQPSCCQTTCRPSCGVSSCCRPVCCQTTCRPSCGVSSCCRPICCQTTCRPSCGVSSCCRPVCCQTTCRPSCGVSSCCRPVCCQTTCRPSCGVSSCCRPICCQTTCRPSCGVSSCCRPVCCQTTCRPSCGVSSCCRPVCCQTTCRPSCGVSSCCQPVCCQTTCCRTTCCRPSC, encoded by the coding sequence ATGGTCAACTCCTGTTGTGGCTCTGTCTGCTCTGAGCAGGGCTGTGATCAAAGTCCCTGCCAGGAGAGCTGCTGCCAGCCCAGTTGCTGTCAGACCACCTGCCGCCCCAGCTGTGGAGTGTCCAGCTGCTGCCGCCCAGTGTGCTGCCAGACCACCTGCCGCCCCAGCTGTGGAGTGTCCAGCTGCTGTCGCCCAATCTGCTGCCAGACCACCTGCCGCCCCAGCTGTGGAGTGTCCAGCTGCTGCCGCCCAGTGTGCTGCCAGACCACCTGCCGCCCCAGCTGTGGAGTGTCCAGCTGCTGCCGCCCAGTGTGCTGCCAGACCACCTGCCGCCCCAGCTGTGGAGTGTCCAGCTGCTGTCGCCCAATCTGCTGCCAGACCACCTGCCGCCCCAGCTGTGGAGTGTCCAGCTGCTGCCGCCCAGTGTGCTGCCAGACCACCTGCCGCCCCAGCTGTGGAGTGTCCAGCTGCTGCCGCCCAGTGTGCTGCCAGACCACCTGCCGCCCCAGCTGTGGAGTGTCCAGCTGCTGCCAGCCAGTCTGCTGTCAGACTACTTGCTGCCGTACAACTTGCTGTCGCCCCTCTTGTTGA